The window GTCGAGGACTCCCGTCTCAATCCGAGCTCTCCCGGTTACGTCCTCAGAGACATCGCTCCCGGCGGCCTGGTGCGAGTGGTGGTGCCCGGCGGACTGGTTCGGTTGCCCCCGGCGACCAGAGTCATTGTCTGCGAAAACCCCTCTGTCCTGGAGGCCGCCACCGATGAACTGATCCCGGACTGCCCCGCGTTGATCTGCACGGACGGTATGCCCTCGAATACCGCTCTCGATCTGGTGGCGGGACTGGCGGCCGCCACGGACGAGATCACCGTCCGGGCCGACATCGACGACGCCGGGTTTGTCGTGGTCGACCAACTTCTGACCGCCGCACCGGCCGCGACGACCTGGCGGTACGACGTGGGAACGTACCTCGGCCACCTCGGCATGACGATCACTGGACATCAGAGCGTGGGCATGGACACACTCCGCGATCTCTACGAGGAACATCGCGTCTCGATCCACGAGGTGGCCCTGCTCACCACTCTGATCGATGACCTGTCACATCCGCGGAGCTGGTGAACGCGGCAGTCCGGCAGCGCGGATTCCCGGCTCAGGCAGCCTGGCAGCCGTCTTCCGGCGCGTCCTCCAGCGGGATGCCGACGACCTCCACCTGCACTCCGTACGCCTGGAGTGTGCGGGCCGCGTGAGCGAGGGCGACCTGCGCGAACGGGTAGAGCGTGTCGGTGGTGAGCTCGGCGTGGCCCTTGAGCAGGATCGCGTAGACGACCCGCTCCGGGAGGAAACCTTCCGGCAGTCGACGTCCGCCCAGGACTGCCACCCGGTCGGCGAACCCGGCTCGGGCCTCCGGCTGGTTCAGCAGGGCTTCGACGGCCACGACACCCTGGCTGAACAGATGGCTGAGCGCACCCGAACCGCTGGCCTGCTTGACCATCACCAGCGTGTTGTCGGGCGCGAGGAGGTCGCAGATCTCCACGCCGCGCTGCCGGTGGAGCGGGGTCTGGACCAGCTTTCGGTCCAGACAGATGAAGCCGTCCCGGGTGCGCTGAACGCTCTTGTTGTACGTCTCTTCGTCGTCACCGGCGTGCCAGGCCGGCAGATCCACCGACGGTGTGGGGGTGATCAGCCGCTCGATCCTGGTGGCGAGGCCCGCGAGGTATGCCTGGTCGAACTCATGCCACTCGCCCTCCGTGAGGACGAACCGGCGTCCGTCCGCCCGGAACAGGTCCGCCTCGACCCAGCGCTGCAGCGGTTCGGTGCCAATGACGTCGGCCGGTCTCGCTCGGCGGTCCCGGTAGAGGGTCACCTGGGCCTCGCGGAGCGCAGTGACCCGGCGTCCGGGCCGGTGGAACCGCAGTCTTCCCCGCACGTAGTCGAGCTCGAACGTGTCACTCGTCCACTCCTCGCCGGAGCCGAAACGGATCCCGACGGCACGAGCCCGCCCGAAGTCCGCCAGGCAGTCGGCAGGGACGGTCGCGGCGATGCGGGCTCCGTCGACGGTGCCGAGGGCGTGGTCGAGGGCGGCGTCGAGCAGCGAGACGGTCTCCGCGTCCTGCAGCTGCACCACCGACTCGATGAACTCCAGCTGAGGATGCGGCAGTTCCTCCTGGGACACCCTGGCGATCGTACGGATGTCGCTGATCAGCGACGCCGCGTTCGCGCCGTATGGCAGCCGCAGGCCGCAGCCGCCCTCGATGCTGCGCACCCGGCCGCCGCCGGCGCGCTCGACCGTCAGTTCAGGCCGGGCGAGACGGCCGCCCATGCGCTGGACCAGCTTCGTGTACGTGTCCAGGCCCAGCGTCCCGATCGGCGCGCCGCCGGGCATCACGGCAATGTCGGTCCGGCCCTGGCCCGGGGTGCGGGCCACGGCGGCGCGGATGTCGTCCGGGTCGATGCTGCGGACCGCGAAACGCAGCCCGAACCGCCGGTCCTTGAGCGGTGCCGGCACGAGCCGGAAGCCGTCGCCGTAAGCGAGGGCGTACACCTGGCCGTCGACCCCCAGCAGCACCAGGCCTGCGCCCCTCAGGGACGGGTGGATCACCGGCCACTCGGTGAGTCGGGCGAAGTCCGCGCACCAGCTGGCCTCGTCCTTGGTGAAGCGGCCGTGCAGGGCGATGGCCGGGACGCCGAAGTGGTCGAGCGCCCGGAACTCGGCGCCGATCTCGTCGAGGCGGCCGGCCTGGATGCTGTCGAACATGCCCTCCAGGGTCGGCTCGACGCCGACGAGCCGGTAGAGGGTGCGGGTGGAGGTCGGGACGAGAGAGAGCCGGGACATGGGCGTGTTGCTCCTGCGAGGTCTGGTCGTGCCGAAGACGGTGAAGTCCGAGGTGCTTCGGGACGGAGTGCGCCGATGCCGATCGACGGCGCGGGGCGGCGGGAACCCGTCGGGGACCGCACGCGCTGAAACCAGGGGTGACAAGGTGCCGGCTGCCTGACCCACTCGCCGACGGCGACGGTGAAGCAGGGCCGGTGCTTCACCATAACCACACTCGGCCTAATGGCGCAAATTATTGGGAGAGTTTGGAGCTTGAAGCGTCGGGTGGGAGACGGATAGCCTGTCCCGTATGACTGAGTCACTGGAAGAGCTGGAAGCGCGCATGACGGAGTACCGTGCCGCCATCAGCGTTGCCAAGCGTCGCGGCGACAACGTCACCGCCGGACAGCTGCGCGCTGAACTGCGCGCGATCGTGCAGGAGTACGGCCGTCGTCTCGACGAGATGGACGACGAACCCGAACCCGAACCCGAGGCGGACGCGCACGAGTCCACCGCGGCGTCGAAAATTGAGGCTTCGAAGGCAACTCCACCGCCCGTACCTCGCCCCGGAGCTGCCTCCGTCCCGATCCGGGAGCAGGCGCACCAGGCGTTGACCATTCTCGACGCCCCCGCGGGCCCGAAGCTGATCGCCGAGACCCATGAGGCGTTCCTGTTCGAGAAGGTGGTCACCACCCGGTTGGGTTCACTCCGGCGGGACGAGGAACGCTCGTTCACCGCCCAGCCGTTCGCCCGCCCCTACTACATCTGCCCCGCCCTCAGTCATGACCGGCTCACCCCCGTCCGAGGGTTGTTGGCGGTGTCCACGTGGCCTCTTGAGCAGCGGATCATCGGACCGTTGGGCCCCCGCGTCGACTTCCTTGTCCATGCTCGGAGCGTCGCCCGGCAGATTGCCCGCATGCAGGCGGCCGGTCATGAACCGACGCTCCCCGCCTGGGCGTTGCTGCGCCGTTTCGCGTTGAACATCCCCGGCGCCTACGAGGGCTACGGCTCGCCCGACCCCGCCCGCGTGAGCCAGGCGGCAGAGGCCGAGGTCGACGTGCACGCGGAGACCGACCAGGCCACCCGGCAGGCTGCCGCCGCCCATGCGCGCGAACGACTCAAAGATCCGGTGCGCATGTTGTTCGGTGCGACCCGCCTGGGTGCCGTCGAAGCGGCCGAGCAACAGTAGCCACCGGTAGCACGCCGATGACGGGGAGTTGCCGGTAAGGTTGTATGGCCACTCCTGCCCCATGCTCCACCTCCATGGCGTCTGCACGAGTGCCGCCAGGCGCCGCAGGACGTTGTGCCCGTACTCCCGCTCAATGGAAGGTCCATGCCGCCAACCTCTCCTCAGGCGCCCGGAAGCATTCGCCTCGACCGGCTGCGTGGCAGTATGGAACGGCAGGACTACTCCGCGCGGAAGATCACCGCCCTGACCGTCAACCCCGGTTGTGAACGGCGAGCAGTCCTTGATGCCGCCGGAATCGACAAGTCCGGCCTGGCCGCGAGACTCGGGCCGACCGCCCCGTTCGGCCAGTCTCCCTTCGCCATCACCCGCCAGCGGGCGTTCGAAGAACAACTCAAGGCGAACGGCTACGCCGAACTGATCACCTTGCTGCGAGCCGAGCTCGAGGTTCCGGTCGCCGAGGCCGCCGTCGCCGACCTCAACACGGTGGGAGAGAACGCCGGTTGGTGGCCACGTGCAGGGGAGACCCGGCGACTTCTCGGCGCGATCGCCGCGGACCATGACGCCCGGGTGATTCTCGACCACCCGGTCCTCACCCTGAACGTCGCGGGCACCAACGCCTACCTCGTTCCGGACGCGGTCAGCCACCGCATAGGCGACCATCTCTACATCGTCGTCATCAAGTCCTTCGCGGCTGTGGACGGGCAGGCCGACGCGGGGAAGGTGGCGGAAGCCGCCAAGCAGGCCGCCGTGTACGTCCTCGCTCTGCGCTCGGTCCTGAGTGGGATCGGTGTGGATCCCACTCTCGTTGCTGAAAAGTTCCTTCTCGTGCTGCCCAAGGATTTCGCGAACCGGCCCTACGGTCGCCTCGTCGACCTGCGCCAGCAACTCGACGCCGTCCGTCACCAGTTGGCCCGCCTCGGCAGGGTCGAGGAACGGGCTGCCACGCTTCCGCCCGAGGCTACGCTCGATCTCTCCACGGACCCTCGCACCGGCCATCCGACGGTCGGCACCGACGAGTTGGTCCACACGGTGGAGGCCCTTCCGCACCTTTACGGCCCGCGCTGCCTCGACATGTGCGAGCTGTCCCGCTACTGCCGGGACGCAGCCCTGCGCGACGGTGACCCCGCGCACCTCGGCAGTGTCGTACGGGACAGCCTTCCCGGCTTGGCGAGTACGGCCGCCGCGTACGCACTCGCCCGTGGGGAGCTCAATCCGTCGGCCGCGCAGGAGGAGGTGGCCGCGCTGCTCGGCGACGCGGTCCGGCTCCGGACTCTCCGTCTCGCCGGAGGCGCGGCATGAGCACCCTTCGTGTGGCGGCGGCGCTGGAGGCGGCTGCCACTGGCCGCGCGGCGCCGGTCACGACCGTGCGCCATGTCCACCTCGCCGACCGGCCGCTGGTCCTCATCCCGCTGAGCCTCGCCGGTGAGGCTTGCGCCCCGCTCGCCGCGATGGTGGGAACGGACCGCGATGCCCCCGTCCTGCTGACGGTGCCGAATCCGAAGGACCGCACCGACCGCTTCCACTTCGCCGCCCGTCTCGCCGGACACGTACTGCCGTACTGCGAGACGTTCGCCACGGACACCGAGTCCTACGAGTACGGCCGTGGCAAGGCGAGGGAGTTACGGGAGCGCTCCACCGACGCCCCGCAGCTGATCGTGCCCAATCGCGCCGGTGTGGGGTTCCTGCGGCTGCTCGGCCGCTCCACACGGTTCCGGCGGACCGAGGGCCCGTACGCGGTGGATCCAGCCGTTCCCCGGCTCGGGCAGTGGCTGAGCTGGTTCACCGACCAGAACGAGTTCCCCACCTCCAGCTTGTGCGTCGGCCTCACCCAGATGCTGACGGCCCACTGGGCCACCGGGCAGAGCCCCACCGAGGACGCACACCTTCCCGCTCTCATGGGCTGGATCGACCCGCCGCCCGACACCGACGGACCGACGGCGGCACGACAAGCTGAAGACCCTTCCCGTTTCCCGCCCGCCGGCCCCACCACCGACCCGGTCTTCGACGGCATGCTCACCGAGCTCTACACGGCGATCGGACAGGCTTCGAGTGAGCGCCGCCGAGCGGCGGCGATACGCCAGTTGGAAGAACAGCTCCGGACTCAACTGCTGCCCACTTGGCGGCTGATGTGGCGCGGCTTGGACCTTCTGGAGGAGCGTTCCGCGGGCCGCAGCGTGGCATCGCGGTGGCAGACGGACAGGGATCGATTCACTGGATTCGCCGCGTACGTGGCGGACGGCGGACTTCCGCAAGGCAGATGGGAGCACGCCTCGGGTGCGGCCCGGAGGCTTGCCCGACTAGAGGACGCCGCCGACCGTTACGCGTCCGAGCGGGCCTTCGACGACCCCCTGGTGATGGCCGAGTACGAGCTGACCGGGGAGGCCGTGGTCGGCGTCGTGACGGTGGCCAACCCCAGCCGTACGGTCGTCAGCTCCTCCGGTAGACGGCTGCTCCGCCCGTCGCTCACGCTCACCGTCCCGCACTCCGGGCGCCTTCGTGTCGGCGACGAGGTGCGAAGTCCTGCCAGGACCGGGCAGAAAGCCGAGGTCCTGGCCATACGCCGGACCGAGGAGGGACCGTACGAGATCGACTTCGAGTTGAGCGGTGGCATGGGACGCTCCCAGCGGCCCCCGCCACCGCCGGGCACCGTACCGGAACTCGGCGATGAGGTCTGTTACACCAGCCTGTCCGTCTTCACGCTGCCGGCCGCCCTCCCGGACGACGCGTCGACGCCCTGGACGCACGGCGGGCCGCCCCAGCCCCACGCACCCACCGACGACGACGCGAACGAGGCATGGGAATGAGTACACCCGGTGAACGCGCCGACACCGCCGTCGCCGGGGTCCTCGCCGACCTCGAACGGCTCGACGGTGATTCCTCCCCCGGCGTCGTGGTGGATTCTCCACCCGGCGCCGGGAAGTCCACCCTGGTCGTGCGGGCGGCCCGTCACCTCGTGGCACGCGGCGAGCCCGTGATGATCGTCGCCCAGACCAACGAGCAGGTCGACGACTTGGCCGAGCGGCTCGTCCGGGACCAACCCGGCCTCACCGTCGGCAGGTTGCTGCGTACCGGAGGCTCGCTGTCCCCGCGACTCGCGGAGCACTCCGGCGCCGTCATCGGTGCCGAACGAGTCACCGGCCTGCGTCCGTTGCCGCCGATCGTCATCGCGACCGCCGCCAAGTGGGCACGGGTCAAGGAGGAGGACGGCCACTGGCCCATCGCCATCGTCGACGAGGCGTACCAGATGCGCTCCGACGCCCTGCTCGCCTGCGCGGGACTCTTCGACAGCGCCCTGTTCGTTGGTGACCCCGGCCAGCTCGACCCGTTCAGCAGTGTCGACACCGACCGCTGGACCGGCCTGACCTGGAACCCTCTGCGCAACGCCGTGGACGTCACCCTGGCGCACAACCCCGGCATGACGCTCCACGAGCTCCCCGTCTCCTGGCGCTTGCCGGCCTCGGCCGCCCCACTGGTCGAGCGGGCCTTCTACCCGTTCACCCGGTTCATCGCCGGCACCGGTCCTGATGACCGGCGTGCGGCAGTGCTGCGCGCCCTCGCACCCGATCCTGTCGACCGCGTCCTCGACCGTGCCGCTGAGACCGGCTGGGGGTATCTCCAACTGCCCGCTCGGCATACCCTGCGCACCGACGGCGAACTGGCCGACGCCCTCGCCGACACAGCCGTACGCCTTCTCTCGCGCGGGTTCCGCACCTACTGCGACCAGGCGCCCCCACCCGAGGGACGGCGTCTTGTTCCCGGCCGCATTGCCATCGGTGTCGCCCACAACGATCAGGCGGAGGCTGTCGGCAGCCGCCTCGCCCTCGCGCCGGAACTCGACGGCATCACCGTGGACACCGCCAACCGCCTCCAGGGTCGGGAATTCGACGTCACTCTCGTCTGGCATCCCTTGTCCGGCCGCGTCGACGCCAGCGCCTTTCACCTGGAGACCGGCCGACTGTGCGTGTTGCTCTCCCGCCACCGCCACGCCTGTGTCGTCGTCGCCCGCGCCGGTATCCCGGACCTTCTAGACCGCCATCCCTCGGCCCAGCCCGTCTACTTGGACGTCCCGCCCAAGTTCCCGGACGGCTGGCGTGCGCACCAGCTCGTCATGGAACACCTCGAACGGTCCGACCATCGTGTGCCGGTCTGAGCCGTCCGCATCATGAGGTGGTGACGGACAAGGGCAGGAACGGGCTGGGCCTGCCGTGCCAGGAGACGCGCAGCGCGTCGCGGGCTCGGGTGGTGGCGACGAAGAGCTGGTTGCGGCTCTTCTTGAGTTCGCGCTCGTAGCGGTTGGGGTCGGCCGTCTCGTACTTCTCGATGAGGGCGGTGCGCGGGAGGATGCCGTCGCTCGCGCCGATGACCGCGAGCTTCTGGTATTCAAGCCCCTTGAACCGGTGCATCGTGCCGATATGGACCTCGCCACCGCCCTGCGGGCCGTCCTTGGTGAGGGTCGCCGTGGTGATGCCGTGCTTCATCTCCAGGTCGGCGGCGACGCGGCCGGCCATCTCGCCGTCGGCGACGCAGACGGCGATGGTGCCGCTCGGGTCGCGTACGGTGCCGTCCTCGCCGGGCTGCGTGATGTCCGCGCGCCACTGCTTGAGGGCCTCGGCGAGCCGGGTGATCTCGTCGGTCCAGTCGACGCAGGCGACGTACTCGGGGGCCGGGCCGTGCAGCAGGGAGTGGTAGCCGTCGAGGGTGTCGGTGCCGTCGTCGAGGTTGTCGTAGGTCGCCCCGCGGACGACCTTGGCGGCTTGGTCGAGGATCTCCTGGGTAGTGCGGTAGCTGAGCGTCAGCTTCGAGGCGCGGCCGCGGATGTGGACGCCGACGGTGGAGAGGGTGACCTGTCGGTCGTAGATCCGCTGGTGGGTGTCGCTGGCGATGAACAGGTCGTCCGGACCGGGCACGACCATGGCGCGCAGCATCTTCCAGTGGGCGGGGCTGAGGTCCTGGGCCTCGTCGACGACGATGTGGCGGTAGCGATGACGCAGGTAGCGCATCGCGGAGCTGTTGTCGTCGAGGTGGATGAGGTCGCCGCCGCCGATGGCCGCCTTGCGTTCGGCCCGGCTCTGGATCTTGCGGGCGCGTTCCATCTCGTAGCGGGCCGCGCGTTCGGCGGCCTGGGCCCAGGTCTCACGGCCCATGCCGTTGAGGCGCAGGGTGA is drawn from Streptomyces liliifuscus and contains these coding sequences:
- a CDS encoding DUF2399 domain-containing protein encodes the protein MGAHVVEDSRLNPSSPGYVLRDIAPGGLVRVVVPGGLVRLPPATRVIVCENPSVLEAATDELIPDCPALICTDGMPSNTALDLVAGLAAATDEITVRADIDDAGFVVVDQLLTAAPAATTWRYDVGTYLGHLGMTITGHQSVGMDTLRDLYEEHRVSIHEVALLTTLIDDLSHPRSW
- a CDS encoding DUF6119 family protein; its protein translation is MSRLSLVPTSTRTLYRLVGVEPTLEGMFDSIQAGRLDEIGAEFRALDHFGVPAIALHGRFTKDEASWCADFARLTEWPVIHPSLRGAGLVLLGVDGQVYALAYGDGFRLVPAPLKDRRFGLRFAVRSIDPDDIRAAVARTPGQGRTDIAVMPGGAPIGTLGLDTYTKLVQRMGGRLARPELTVERAGGGRVRSIEGGCGLRLPYGANAASLISDIRTIARVSQEELPHPQLEFIESVVQLQDAETVSLLDAALDHALGTVDGARIAATVPADCLADFGRARAVGIRFGSGEEWTSDTFELDYVRGRLRFHRPGRRVTALREAQVTLYRDRRARPADVIGTEPLQRWVEADLFRADGRRFVLTEGEWHEFDQAYLAGLATRIERLITPTPSVDLPAWHAGDDEETYNKSVQRTRDGFICLDRKLVQTPLHRQRGVEICDLLAPDNTLVMVKQASGSGALSHLFSQGVVAVEALLNQPEARAGFADRVAVLGGRRLPEGFLPERVVYAILLKGHAELTTDTLYPFAQVALAHAARTLQAYGVQVEVVGIPLEDAPEDGCQAA
- a CDS encoding AAA domain-containing protein, with product MSTPGERADTAVAGVLADLERLDGDSSPGVVVDSPPGAGKSTLVVRAARHLVARGEPVMIVAQTNEQVDDLAERLVRDQPGLTVGRLLRTGGSLSPRLAEHSGAVIGAERVTGLRPLPPIVIATAAKWARVKEEDGHWPIAIVDEAYQMRSDALLACAGLFDSALFVGDPGQLDPFSSVDTDRWTGLTWNPLRNAVDVTLAHNPGMTLHELPVSWRLPASAAPLVERAFYPFTRFIAGTGPDDRRAAVLRALAPDPVDRVLDRAAETGWGYLQLPARHTLRTDGELADALADTAVRLLSRGFRTYCDQAPPPEGRRLVPGRIAIGVAHNDQAEAVGSRLALAPELDGITVDTANRLQGREFDVTLVWHPLSGRVDASAFHLETGRLCVLLSRHRHACVVVARAGIPDLLDRHPSAQPVYLDVPPKFPDGWRAHQLVMEHLERSDHRVPV